ATCTCCGTCACCTCCTCGGTGATGCAGTTCCCGTACGAAGGCAAGATCGTCAACCTGCTCGACACCCCCGGCCACGCCGACTTCGGCGAGGACACCTACCGCGTGCTGACCGCGGTGGACTCGGCGCTGATGGTGATCGACGTGGCCAAGGGCGTGGAAGAGCGCACCATCAAGCTGATGGAAGTGTGCCGCCTGCGCGACACCCCGATCATGACCTTCATCAACAAGCTCGACCGCGAGGGCAAGGACCCGATCGAGCTGCTGGATGAAGTGGAGACCGTGCTGGGCATCCAGTGCGCCCCGGTGACCTGGCCGATCGGCATGGGCCAGCGCCTGAAGGGCGTGGTCCACCTGCTGACCGGCGAAGTGCATCTGTACGAACCGGGCCGCAACTTCACCCGCCAGGATTCGACCATCTTCCCGTCCATCGATGCGCCCGGCCTGGCCGAGAAGATTGGTGCACAGATGCTGGCCGAGCTGCGCGACGAACTGGAACTGGTGCAGGGCGCCAGCCACCCGTTCGACCTCGACGCCTACCGCGCCGGCAAGCAGACCCCGGTGTTCTTCGGCTCGGGCGTGAACAACTTCGGCGTGCAGCCGCTGCTGGACTTCTTCGTCGAGCATGCCCCGCCGCCGCAGGCGCGCACCACCACCGGCCGCGAGATCGCGCCGGAGGAGAACAAGCTGAGCGGTTTCGTGTTCAAGATCCAGGCCAACATGGATCCGCAGCACCGCGACCGCGTGGCGTTCATGCGCATCTGTTCGGGCCGCTTCAGCGCCGGCATGAAGACCTTCCATGTGCGTACCGGCAAGGACATGAAGCTGGCCAACGCGCTGACCTTCATGGCCAGCGACCGCGAAATCGCCGCTGAAGCGTGGCCGGGCGATGTGATCGGCATCCACAACCACGGCACCATCTCCATCGGCGATACGTTCACCGAAGGCGAAGCGGTCACGTTCACCGGTATTCCGAACTTCGCCCCGGAACTGTTCCGTCGTGCACGCCTGCGCGATCCGCTCAAGCTCAAGCAGCTGCAGAAGGGCCTGGCCCAGCTGTCGGAGGAAGGCGCGACCCAGTTCTTCCGCCCGCTCACCAGCAACGACCTGATCCTGGGCGCGGTGGGTGTGCTGCAGTTCGACGTGGCTGCCTACCGCCTGAAGGACGAGTACGGCGTGGAGGCGACCTTCGAGCCGGTCAGCGTCACCACCGCCCGCTGGGTCCACTGCAGCAATGAGAAGAAGCTGGAAGAGTTCCGCGAGAAGAACGCGCTGAACCTGGCCCTGGATGCGGCCGGCCATCTGGTCTACCTGGCCCCGACCCGGGTGAACCTGCAGCTGGCCCAGGAACGCGCGCCGGACGTGCGCTTCTCGGCCACCCGCGAAGCAGCCCACACCGTGTCGGTGGGCTGAACCTGCGGGGTCAGAGCCCTTTCCTGGCGGAAAGGGGTCTGACCCCGTACACGTGAAAGCCAGGGGTCGGATCCCTTTCCACCCGGAAAGGGCTCTGACCCCTTCGCCACCTTCCGTTCATCCACGCATGGCGTGGATCTACCGCGGACGGTGATGGGCGCGGATTCATCCACCATACGGCGGCGGGGGTGCAAGCGCCCGCCATCGCGGCGATGATAGGGGGGCTGCGGGTCCCCCTCCCCGCGAACTCCGTCATTGCCATGTCCTCCACGACTGCCGCTTCCATCCGTGAAGAAATCGCCAGCGCCCTCACCCACGGGCTCGGCGCCGTGTCCGCGCTGGCCGCAAGCGCCGTACTGATCACCCTGGCCGCCATCTACGGCGACGGCTGGCAGCTGGCCAGCGCCATCGTGTTCGGCATCGCCCTGCTGCTGCTGTACACCGCCTCCACGCTGTATCACGCCATCCAGCACCCGTTGGCAAAGGGCCGCCTGAAGGTCTTTGACCACTGCGCGATCTACATCCTGATTGCCGGCACTTACACGCCATTCACGCTCATCGGCCTGCGTGGGCCGTGGGGCTGGGGCCTGTTCACGGCCATCTGGGCGCTGGCGCTGGGCGGGGTGGTGTTCAAGCTGT
Above is a genomic segment from Stenotrophomonas sp. ESTM1D_MKCIP4_1 containing:
- a CDS encoding peptide chain release factor 3 → MSEVATEASRRRTFAIISHPDAGKTTLTEKLLLFGGAIQMAGSVKGRKAARHATSDWMALEKERGISVTSSVMQFPYEGKIVNLLDTPGHADFGEDTYRVLTAVDSALMVIDVAKGVEERTIKLMEVCRLRDTPIMTFINKLDREGKDPIELLDEVETVLGIQCAPVTWPIGMGQRLKGVVHLLTGEVHLYEPGRNFTRQDSTIFPSIDAPGLAEKIGAQMLAELRDELELVQGASHPFDLDAYRAGKQTPVFFGSGVNNFGVQPLLDFFVEHAPPPQARTTTGREIAPEENKLSGFVFKIQANMDPQHRDRVAFMRICSGRFSAGMKTFHVRTGKDMKLANALTFMASDREIAAEAWPGDVIGIHNHGTISIGDTFTEGEAVTFTGIPNFAPELFRRARLRDPLKLKQLQKGLAQLSEEGATQFFRPLTSNDLILGAVGVLQFDVAAYRLKDEYGVEATFEPVSVTTARWVHCSNEKKLEEFREKNALNLALDAAGHLVYLAPTRVNLQLAQERAPDVRFSATREAAHTVSVG
- a CDS encoding hemolysin III family protein produces the protein MSSTTAASIREEIASALTHGLGAVSALAASAVLITLAAIYGDGWQLASAIVFGIALLLLYTASTLYHAIQHPLAKGRLKVFDHCAIYILIAGTYTPFTLIGLRGPWGWGLFTAIWALALGGVVFKLFYTGRFKALSTGIYIAMGWLVIVAIKPMWASIDGATLAWLFGGGLSYTLGTYFYHRESIPYSHAIWHLFVIGGSVCHFVAVTKQVL